In the Candidatus Krumholzibacteriia bacterium genome, TTTCATCGGTCGTGAAAACAGTCTGGCACTTCTGAGCCCCTTTAGTCTGGTCGCTACGCGCATCGACCAGGAGGATCGATCAGCCTATTTCGGGGTACTTGGCCCCGTGAGAATGGAATATTCCCTGGTGATGGGCCTTCTGGATGGCCTTGCACGCAGGATTTCCCGGGACGGCGATCTCTCCCGGAAGTGGAGTTGAGATGAATCCCAAGAAGACGACAAGCAGTTCCGACACCAAGAAAAAGCCGGCGTCCAAGAAGGCAGTCCGGAAGTCTACGAAACAGAACTCTGCACAGAAGCTGAAGGACCTTCGCAGCAAACTGGAGATGGAATTCGCAGAGAAGGAGGCGGCCTGGGCGGAGAAGGAAGACCAACTGATGAGAAGTCTGGCCGAGAAAGAGAATGTCCTTCGCCGCAGGGAAAGAAGCATGAAGCTGGAGAGCAGTCAGCGAAAAGGGGATCTGGTCCTTCCGCTTCTGGGGGTGCTCGATGATCTGGAAAGGGCTCTTGTCCAGGAGGAGTCCGGCGGAGAGTCCCTCCGCGAAGGAGTTCAGCTCGTTCATCGCAGGCTACAGGAACTGATGGGGGATATGGGGGTCGAGATCATCGAGGCCGAGGGCAAGAGCTTTGACCCCCATTTTCATGAGGCTCTTATGCAGATTCCTTCGGAAGAGGAGAAGGGCAAAATCATTCAGGAAATCCAGCGGGGCTATCTTCTGGACGGGCGTCTTCTGCGCCCGAGTAAGGTTGCGGTGGCCGGAGAATGAACAAGCGGGATTATTACGAGGTTCTGGGAGTCGGGAAGTCTGCGGACGAGAACGAGGTTCGCAAGGCCTACCGGAAATTGGCCATGCAGCATCATCCTGATCGCAACCCCGATGACCCTTCTGCGGAAGACAAGTTCAAGGAGGCCACGGAGGCCTATGAGGTTCTCAAGGATCCCCAGAAGCGGCAGGCCTACGACCAGTTCGGGCATGCGGGTGTCTCGGGGCAGGGCTTCGGCGGTGGTTCTCCCTTTGGCGGGGGCGGTATCGATCTGGAAGAGGCTCTGCGAAGCTTCATGCAGGACTTCGGAGGATTCGACTCCTTCTTCGGCGGCGGAGGCCGGCGCCGTTCATCCCGCCCCGACCGAAGCGGTCGGGATCTTCGCGTTCGCCTGAAGCTTGACCTTCTGGAAGTCTTTCGCGGAGTGACCCGGACCGTGAAGATCCGCAAGAATGTCCTCTGTGAAACCTGTTCGGGAAGTGGGCGGAAGGCGGGGAGCCGTCCGAGCTCCTGCCGCACCTGTCAGGGTGCCGGGGAAGTGAGAACGGTAAGACGCACCCTTCTGGGGCAGTTCGTCGATGTGCGAGCCTGCCCGGATTGCCATGGTGAAGGGGAGGTTCTCAAGTCTCCCTGTGGCGATTGTCAGGGCGAGGGCCGCGTGCAGGGGACGGAAACCCTGACCGTGAAAGTTCCTCCCGGAGTATCCACCGGAGACTACATCCCCTTGAGAGGGCAGGGAGAAGCGGGGCTTCGGGGAGGCCCTGCAGGAGATGTCATCGTGGTGATTGAGGTAGGGGAACACGATCTCTTCGAGAGGGTGCAGAAAAGTGACCTCTTTCTGGAACTTCCCGTGTCTGTCGGGCTTCTGGCTCTTGGAGGTAAGATCGAGGTGCCGACTCTCGACGGCAAGGCCTTGCTCAAGATTCCTGCGGGAACCCAGACTCATGAACTCTTCCGGCTTCGCGGCAAGGGGCTGCCTCAGCTCAACTCCCGGGTACATGGGAATCTCATTGTCCGCCTGATTATCTGGACACCACAAAAGCCCGAAAAGGAAGAAAAGGAACTCCTCAAAAGACTGGACGAACTTCAGTCGAAACGAGTCCCGTCTCCCGGCACAAAGAACTGATCTGCGAAGGTTTGACAGATTCGGATAGCGACTCTATACTCTTTCGTCTTTCTCGCAATCGACTGATTTCCAAGAGCTTGTAGCTTATTCAGGGGGCGATATGAATCTCGATGCACGCCTGATGGAAGATCTGAAGACGGCCATGAAGAAAGGGGACCGGCTTCGGACCGGAGTGATCCGGATGCTTCGAAGTGACCTGAAGTACGCCCACATTGAGAAGGGGGAGGATCTCGACGAGGCCGAAGGTCTGGAGATTCTGGCTCGCTACGCCCGCAAGCGCAAGGAAGCTGCCGAGGAGTACCGCAAGGGTGATCGCCTGGACTTGGCCGAGAAAGAGCTGGCCGAGGAAGCTTTCGTCAAGGAATACCTGCCCGAAGCTCTCGGGGAAGAGGAAGTCCGCAACATTGTGGATGGAGTGGTCAGTGAGTTGGATGTTTCCGGAATGAAACACATGGGGGCCGTCATGACGCTCGTTATGTTACGGACTGCGGGGCGTGCGGAGGGCTCTCTTGTTTCCTCTCTGGTAAAAGAGAGACTGTCCTCATGAGGCCGGTACTTTTTCTGGATCTTCTGGTGGCCCTGATTCTGCTCTTCGGTCTCTGGCGGGGATACCGTAGCGGCCTTGTCGGCGGAGTTCTTCGACTGGCGGGCATTGTCATGGGAATCTGGCTGTCTCCGGTTCTTGTTTCCATGGCAGAACCCTGGCTTCCGGAGATTCTCTTTGAACCTCTTCCGCGACTGGTTCTCTATATTCTTTCCTTTGCTCTGGTGACCGGTTCTTTTGTCGTTCTGTCGAAATTGCTGGACCGCCTGATCGGCGATACTCCTCTTGGTTGGGCCGACCACCTGGTGGGAGCCCTTGCGGGGCTTCTGATTTCTGTTCTGGTGATCAGCGTTCTTCTGAACCTGATCCATCTGGCCGGTCTCTATGAGGCCATCTCTCCGGAGATGAGTGATCGGGAACTGCTGATCTACGATCTCCTTCGGGTTCCCGCTCCGGCACTTTTCCACCACTTCCGTGACACCCTCCCCAGCCTTCCCGATGGTCTGCCGAGAGGTGGGGCCTGATGCCATGGACCCGGTCCCCTGCAGCTCTGGCAGTGGATCACGCCTCCCGGGTTCTCGAGTTTGACCTCTGGCTGGATTCTGTTTCCCGGGAAGCCCTTCTGGAGAGAAGCCGCAGGACCTTGAAGGCGCTTCGTCCCATTTCCGATTCCGCGAAACTCGAATCACGAAGAAGCGTGCTGGCCGCCTGGTTCCGGATTCTGGAAGAAGACCGTCTGCCCGATTTCTCGGGTCTGGAAGACCCGGCCGCTCTCTTGCAACTCTGTCGTCGGCCGGGCTTTTGCCTCGGGGCGGCCGACTTCTATCAACTTTCCAGAACCCTTCACGCCCTTGCGAGAATGGATCAATTTCTCTCCACTCTGGAGGAAGACCATCCTTTCCGGAATCTGGGAGAAAGCGAAGAGGATCTGTCCTCACTGGCCCGTCTCTGGGAGAGAAGTTTTAGTGCCGAGGGGGAAGTGCTCGACGAGGCTTCTCCGGCTCTTGCCAGAACCCGCCGGAATCTTGCGGAGTCCAGAAGCAGGGTTCGCGATACTCTGGGGAATCTCCTTCAGACCCGTTTCCCGGGGCAGGATCTTCGGCCCACCCTTCGCTCCGGCCGCCTGGTGATTCCCGTCCTCCGGGAACATCACTCCACGCTTCCGGGCATTGTTCATGACGAAAGCGGAAGCGGGAAGACTCTCTTTGTCGAACCTCTCGATACCGTGGAACTGAACAACCGGGTGGCCGGGCAACTGGCCAGCGAGAGGGAGGAAATCGCACGCATTCTGGAAGACATGAGCGAGAGGCTTCGCCGCCTGTCCGATGAGATCGAGGCGCAGACGGAGCGTTTCCATCGACTGGAAGTTCCGCTGGCGATCGCAAGAGCCAATGGCTCCGAGCCCCGATCCTGGGCAGACCGGGAAGGCGACAGGGTTCGTCTTTGCCGGGCAAGGCATCCACTTCTCGGGCGCTATCTGGAGACCGGCAAGGAACTGGTCCCCCTGGATCTGGAGCTGCCGGGCGATCTCCGCTGTCTTCTTCTCAGCGGGCCGAATACCGGCGGGAAGACCGTGGTTCTGAAAACTCTGGGCTTCATGGTCTTTCTCAACCAGATCGGGGCTCCTCTTCCGGCCGATGATGGCTGTCTTCTTCCCCTCTTCGATTCGCTTCTTGTGGACATCGGCGACGAGCAGTCCCTGCAGGATTCGCAGTCCACCTTCAGTGCTCATCTCGGGCACTTGATCACCATGAGCAAGGAGGCAGGGCCTTCCAGCCTGATTCTGGTGGATGAAATCGGGGACGGCACGGATCCCGAAGAGGGAATTTCCCTGGCGCGCGCCTGCATGGAGCAGTGGATGGAAAAAGGTGCGCGAGTTCTGGCGAGCAGCCACTTTGCGGCACTGAAGGGTTTTGCAGAAGAAGTGCCGGGTGCCGGAAATGCGGCCATGGAGTTTGATCCCGACCGAAAATGCCCCCTCTATGTTCTGGTTCACGGCATTCCGGGAAGCAGTCGGGCTTTGGCCACGGCGGAAAGGCTGGGCCTGGATGCCTCCATTCTGTCGCGCGCGAGAGAACTCCTCGGCTCTGAGTCAAGAAAGATGGATTCCCTGCTTATGGCTCTTGAGGAAGAGAGAATTCAGGCAAGAGAGGAGCGGCAGAAAGCCGAGTCCCATCGTCGCCGCTTTGAGAAACTGGAATCGGACTACGAGGGAAAAATGGGGGGTGCGCGCAAGGAGGAGAAGAGGATCCTTGCGGAGGCTCGTCGCCGGGGGGAGAGTTTTCTGGAGCAGGCTCGCCGCGAGTTTGAAGCTGCCGTTCAGGAGATCCGCGAGAGTTCTGCGGCGAAAGAACAGATTCGCGAAGGTCGCAGGAAGCTGGCCCGTCTGGAGGAAGAACTCACTGAGGAAGAGAGTGCCCCCAAAGATTCGCTTCCCGTCGAACTTCATCCGGGTGGGAAGTACCTCATGTCCTCCACCCGCCAGCCTGTCGAATTGTTGGAGATTCTGGGAGAAGACAAGGTGAGGATCTCTCTTCGCGGGCTTCCGGTGCTGGTCTCCCGGGAGGAGCTTCTTCAGCTTCCGGAATCAGCAGAGGAAAGGGAGGAAAGCCAGCGTGACTCTTCCTGGGGCCTGGGTCTTCCGGGATCCTCTCTGGACTCCTTTCGTCTGGATCTTCGGGGCTATGAGGCTCTGGAGGCCCGGGAGGCTCTGGACTCCTTCCTCGATGCTGCCCAACTCTCCGGCTTTTCTTTTATTGAGATTCTTCACGGCAAGGGTCGCGGAGTTCTGCGGCAAGAGGTTCGCCAGTTCCTCCAGTCCGATCACCGTGTGAGGGATTTTCGCCTGGCAGACCAGAATCAGGGCGGGAGCGGCGTGACGCGCGCAAACTTGGCAGATGAGCAAAATGGGCCTATATTGGAGAACTCATGAGCCCATCTCCCAGCAGGCAGGAACTCAAGGAACGAATCCGGGATGCGACGGAAATGGTCGAGGTCGTGGGTCAGTATGTCAAACTCCGGCGCAGCGGAAGCAATTGGCAAGGGCTTTGTCCCTTTCACCAGGAAAAGACCCCCAGTTTCAATGTAAATCCGCAAAGACAGAATTATTACTGTTTCGGTTGCCACAAGGGGGGAGATGCCTTTTCTTTCGTAATGGAGATGGAGGGAATCTCTTTTCCGGAGTCCGTGGTATTTCTGGGCAAAAGGGCGGGGATTGAGGTCGAGACCGGCTCCGATTGGGGCAAGGGCGAAAAGCGAAAGGACGCCTACTACCGGATCAATGAATCCAGCACAGAGTTCTACCAGCGCGCCCTGATGGAAAGCCCTCAGGCTGCAGGGGCGAGGGACTATCTTCGCTCCCGGGAAATCAGCAAGACCACGATTGAGGAATTCGGAGTTGGCTATGCAGGGCAGAGCTGGCGACAACTCCATGAGCATTTGGGAAAGCAGGACTTTCCCGTGGAGAAGGTTCTGGAACTCGGACTGGTTCGTCGAAAGAGTTCCGGTCCTGGCTGCTACGACAGTTTCCGGGGAAGGGTTCTCTTTCCGATTCGCTCGGTGGCCGGGAGAGTTCTGGGTTTTGGCGGCAGGGTTCTTGACGACACGCTGCCCAAGTACATCAATTCGCCAGACAGTCCGGTCTATACGAAGAAGTCAATTCTCTACGGGCTGGATCGGGCGTGGCGGGAGATACGACGGGCGAAGCTCGCAGTGCTGGTGGAGGGTTACTTCGATGTGATCAGTCTCCATCAGGCGGGCATCCCGCTTGCCGTGGCAGTTTGCGGGACGGCGTTTTCCGAGAACCAGGCCCGACTGCTGAAGCGCTATTCGGAGAAGGTTTGCGTGGTGACCGATGGTGACCCCGCAGGCTTGAAAGCCGCCGTCAAGGCGGCCGGGGTTTTGATCACTGCGGGCATCGAACCTGTGATTGCGTCCATGGATCCCGGGGAGGACCCCGATTCGGAGATCCGCAAGAACGGAGCGGAGTCCTTTCGTGCGAGGATCCGGAAGGCGCCGGGTTTTTATGAGTTCATGCGGGAACTGGTTCGCAGTCGTGGCGATCGTCCCGAAGAGAAGGAGAGAGCCGTTCGCAGTGTTCTGGAAGTGCTTTCTCGCTTTCCGGAAAAGGATCTACGGCTGGAAACCCAACTGGAGAAGCTCTCTCTCGTTTTCGGGGTGGACAAGGATACTCTCCGCCGGACTCTCCGGCAGGATCGACGAAATGAGAGAAGACCTCGCCGGGAAAAGGAAGAACAGCCGACAGACAGCCTGGAAGTGGCTAGCGGCGAGGAGAAGCAGATTCTTCGGGCTTTGCTCGATGAGGGAAGAGAAAGAGAAACGGTGCTTGAGATCCTGGACCGGAACGACTTTCTTGATCCCATCTACGCCCGGATCTTCTCCGTTCTTTCAGAACTCGGGAGAATCCCCGAGGCGAAAGAACTGGACCAGCTTTTCCCCGATGAAGCTTCTGCCCATCGGGTACACGAACTGACCTTTCTCCCACCTCCCGGCGACGGGCTGGGACTCTGGGCGAAAGCAGCTTCCCTGAGGATTCGCTTGCGAGTTCTCATGGAGCGAAACCGGGATTTTCAGGGCCGGGTTCAGGCGCTGGAAGTTTCGGGAGAATCGATTCCCGGCGAACTCCTCGAGGAGTGGCGCCACCTTGGAGAAAAGATCCGGCTTCTAAAATCGGATCTGGACGAAACCCTGAAGCAGAAGGGATCCCGGGATTGAGCAAGGCGCAAACCAGTCGCATCATTGTTGCCCTGAAGAAGATTGCCGAGAAAAAGGGTTTTCTTCTCTATGATGACATCTACGAGCAATTTCTCGACAACTTCAACATCGAGGCCGTGGATCTCGTTTACTCCAGACTCGATGAACTCAATCTGGAGATTTTCAACTCGGAGGAAGAGGCCAAGTCAAAGCTGAAGGCCCGCGAGGAACGGCAGCGCAAGCTGTCCGAGAAAATGAACCAGGCCGCTCAGCAGAGCATGCGCTACGACGATCCCGTCCGGATGTATCTTCGGGAGATGGGAAAGGTTCCCCTTCTGGATCGCCAGGGCGAGATCGACATTGCCATGCGCATCGAGTCCGGCAAGCATCAGGTTCTGGAGACTCTCTTCCTCTCCACTCTTTCTGACCGCTATGTTCAGGAGAAGATCCGGCAACTCGGAGCGAGTGAGTTGCGGGTGGAAGATCTTGTGCAGGTGGATACGGGCAGCTATCAGGAACATCACACTCCCGAGAAACAGGACCGCAATGCGGTGGTGCGAAACCTGAAGAAAGTCCAGAAGCTGAAAGATGAGATCCACGCCTGGGATCAGAAACTGAAGGTGGCCAGAACGGATCGATCAAGGAACAGTGCGAGCAAGGCATTGAACACCCGGCGAGAGAAGTGGCTCAGTCAGCTTCATTCGATGAATCTGCAGCCCCGCCAGATCGATGAGATGGTGAGCGAGATTCGGGTGAGCTTTCAGGCTCTAAACGAACCGGTTCAGCAGTTCCGACATTACGAGAAGTTTCTTGGTCTGGAATACAAGGAGCTCAAGGACACGCTCAACAACATGGATGAGCGTGGCTGGCGGAATATCACACTGAAGAACAAGGGCAAGTGGACCTATGACTCCCTGAAGGATCTTTCCGACAAGCAGGGCACACTTCTCAGGAAGCTTCGGAAACTGGAAAAGGAATCCGGGATCCGCCACGAGGAACTGAAAGTGGTGCTGGAGAGCGTGGATGACGGCGA is a window encoding:
- a CDS encoding nucleotide exchange factor GrpE, with protein sequence MNPKKTTSSSDTKKKPASKKAVRKSTKQNSAQKLKDLRSKLEMEFAEKEAAWAEKEDQLMRSLAEKENVLRRRERSMKLESSQRKGDLVLPLLGVLDDLERALVQEESGGESLREGVQLVHRRLQELMGDMGVEIIEAEGKSFDPHFHEALMQIPSEEEKGKIIQEIQRGYLLDGRLLRPSKVAVAGE
- a CDS encoding Smr/MutS family protein, whose protein sequence is MPWTRSPAALAVDHASRVLEFDLWLDSVSREALLERSRRTLKALRPISDSAKLESRRSVLAAWFRILEEDRLPDFSGLEDPAALLQLCRRPGFCLGAADFYQLSRTLHALARMDQFLSTLEEDHPFRNLGESEEDLSSLARLWERSFSAEGEVLDEASPALARTRRNLAESRSRVRDTLGNLLQTRFPGQDLRPTLRSGRLVIPVLREHHSTLPGIVHDESGSGKTLFVEPLDTVELNNRVAGQLASEREEIARILEDMSERLRRLSDEIEAQTERFHRLEVPLAIARANGSEPRSWADREGDRVRLCRARHPLLGRYLETGKELVPLDLELPGDLRCLLLSGPNTGGKTVVLKTLGFMVFLNQIGAPLPADDGCLLPLFDSLLVDIGDEQSLQDSQSTFSAHLGHLITMSKEAGPSSLILVDEIGDGTDPEEGISLARACMEQWMEKGARVLASSHFAALKGFAEEVPGAGNAAMEFDPDRKCPLYVLVHGIPGSSRALATAERLGLDASILSRARELLGSESRKMDSLLMALEEERIQAREERQKAESHRRRFEKLESDYEGKMGGARKEEKRILAEARRRGESFLEQARREFEAAVQEIRESSAAKEQIREGRRKLARLEEELTEEESAPKDSLPVELHPGGKYLMSSTRQPVELLEILGEDKVRISLRGLPVLVSREELLQLPESAEEREESQRDSSWGLGLPGSSLDSFRLDLRGYEALEAREALDSFLDAAQLSGFSFIEILHGKGRGVLRQEVRQFLQSDHRVRDFRLADQNQGGSGVTRANLADEQNGPILENS
- a CDS encoding CvpA family protein; the protein is MRPVLFLDLLVALILLFGLWRGYRSGLVGGVLRLAGIVMGIWLSPVLVSMAEPWLPEILFEPLPRLVLYILSFALVTGSFVVLSKLLDRLIGDTPLGWADHLVGALAGLLISVLVISVLLNLIHLAGLYEAISPEMSDRELLIYDLLRVPAPALFHHFRDTLPSLPDGLPRGGA
- the rpoD gene encoding RNA polymerase sigma factor RpoD, producing the protein MSKAQTSRIIVALKKIAEKKGFLLYDDIYEQFLDNFNIEAVDLVYSRLDELNLEIFNSEEEAKSKLKAREERQRKLSEKMNQAAQQSMRYDDPVRMYLREMGKVPLLDRQGEIDIAMRIESGKHQVLETLFLSTLSDRYVQEKIRQLGASELRVEDLVQVDTGSYQEHHTPEKQDRNAVVRNLKKVQKLKDEIHAWDQKLKVARTDRSRNSASKALNTRREKWLSQLHSMNLQPRQIDEMVSEIRVSFQALNEPVQQFRHYEKFLGLEYKELKDTLNNMDERGWRNITLKNKGKWTYDSLKDLSDKQGTLLRKLRKLEKESGIRHEELKVVLESVDDGERKAQQAKKEMIEANVRLVISIAKRYTNRGLEFLDLIQEGNGGLMRAVDKFDYRKGYKFSTYGTWWIRQAITRAIADQARTIRVPVHMIEAINKVNRAQRKLTQDLGRDPSEKEVSDFLNFPLDKVKAVMRAGVEPVSLDRPIGEDEDSNLGDFIEDVGIRSPAEVAAHSMLEDRLTHVLSTLTRREEKVIRLRFGLGDGTPRTLEEVGTIFRVTRERVRQIEAKAIRKLQHPSRARKLKGYVENF
- the dnaG gene encoding DNA primase, which encodes MSPSPSRQELKERIRDATEMVEVVGQYVKLRRSGSNWQGLCPFHQEKTPSFNVNPQRQNYYCFGCHKGGDAFSFVMEMEGISFPESVVFLGKRAGIEVETGSDWGKGEKRKDAYYRINESSTEFYQRALMESPQAAGARDYLRSREISKTTIEEFGVGYAGQSWRQLHEHLGKQDFPVEKVLELGLVRRKSSGPGCYDSFRGRVLFPIRSVAGRVLGFGGRVLDDTLPKYINSPDSPVYTKKSILYGLDRAWREIRRAKLAVLVEGYFDVISLHQAGIPLAVAVCGTAFSENQARLLKRYSEKVCVVTDGDPAGLKAAVKAAGVLITAGIEPVIASMDPGEDPDSEIRKNGAESFRARIRKAPGFYEFMRELVRSRGDRPEEKERAVRSVLEVLSRFPEKDLRLETQLEKLSLVFGVDKDTLRRTLRQDRRNERRPRREKEEQPTDSLEVASGEEKQILRALLDEGRERETVLEILDRNDFLDPIYARIFSVLSELGRIPEAKELDQLFPDEASAHRVHELTFLPPPGDGLGLWAKAASLRIRLRVLMERNRDFQGRVQALEVSGESIPGELLEEWRHLGEKIRLLKSDLDETLKQKGSRD
- the dnaJ gene encoding molecular chaperone DnaJ; its protein translation is MNKRDYYEVLGVGKSADENEVRKAYRKLAMQHHPDRNPDDPSAEDKFKEATEAYEVLKDPQKRQAYDQFGHAGVSGQGFGGGSPFGGGGIDLEEALRSFMQDFGGFDSFFGGGGRRRSSRPDRSGRDLRVRLKLDLLEVFRGVTRTVKIRKNVLCETCSGSGRKAGSRPSSCRTCQGAGEVRTVRRTLLGQFVDVRACPDCHGEGEVLKSPCGDCQGEGRVQGTETLTVKVPPGVSTGDYIPLRGQGEAGLRGGPAGDVIVVIEVGEHDLFERVQKSDLFLELPVSVGLLALGGKIEVPTLDGKALLKIPAGTQTHELFRLRGKGLPQLNSRVHGNLIVRLIIWTPQKPEKEEKELLKRLDELQSKRVPSPGTKN
- a CDS encoding GatB/YqeY domain-containing protein, producing the protein MNLDARLMEDLKTAMKKGDRLRTGVIRMLRSDLKYAHIEKGEDLDEAEGLEILARYARKRKEAAEEYRKGDRLDLAEKELAEEAFVKEYLPEALGEEEVRNIVDGVVSELDVSGMKHMGAVMTLVMLRTAGRAEGSLVSSLVKERLSS